A genomic region of Miscanthus floridulus cultivar M001 chromosome 3, ASM1932011v1, whole genome shotgun sequence contains the following coding sequences:
- the LOC136541451 gene encoding peroxisomal membrane protein 13-like isoform X2 codes for MSGSPPKPWERSGAEGTSGPAPFKPPSGGSTSDVVEASGTAKPGENVTAMERNVSSNVNSTVSRPVPQRPWQQTGYGNTYGGYGGSNMYSSYGGFGNTYGSGGLYGNSMYSSYGGGYGGGMYGGGMYGGGMHGGMGGYGGYGMGGMGGMGGMGMGPYGNQDPNSMGPPASPPGFWVSFLRVMHGVVNFFGRISFLVEQNTQASYFFMTAMLQLFDRSGMLYGELARFVLCLLGVKRKPKKGSLQGPEALGPSQQFIEAPKANNWDNVWGN; via the exons ATGTCAG GTTCACCGCCAAAGCCTTGGGAGCGTTCTGGAGCTGAAGGAACATCTGGTCCAGCACCTTTCAAGCCCCCATCTGGTGGAAGCACCAGTGATGTTGTCGAAGCTTCTGGTACCGCTAAACCTGGCGAAAATGTTACTGCGATGGAGAGGAATGTCTCTTCCAATGTAAATAGCACTGTTTCGAGGCCTGTGCCACAGCGGCCTTGGCAGCAGACAGGCTATGGAAACACCTATGGAG GATATGGTGGATCCAACATGTATAGTTCTTATGGTGGATTTGGCAACACTTACGGTAGCGGCGGGCTCTATGGAAATAGCATGTACTCGAGTTACGGAGGAGGTTATGGTGGTGGCATGTATGGCGGTGGGATGTATGGAGGAGGCATGCATGGCGGGATGGGAGGCTATGGTGGTTACGGCATGGGCGGAATGGGTGGCATGGGTGGTATGGGCATGGGTCCATACGGTAATCAGGATCCGAATTCAATGGGCCCTCCTGCATCCCCACCAGGTTTCTGGGTGTCCTTCCTACGAGTG ATGCACGGTGTTGTCAATTTCTTTGGCCGAATCTCATTCCTTGTTGAACAGAACACTCAAGCATCCTACTTTTTCATGACAGCAATGCTGCAG CTCTTCGATCGGTCTGGTATGCTCTACGGTGAacttgcacggtttgtgttgtgTTTGCTAGGAGTCAAAAGAAAGCCAAAGAAGGGCAGCCTTCAGGGACCAGAAGCGCTGGGACCTAGCCAACAGTTTATTGAGGCACCAAAAGCAAACAACTGGGACAACGTTTGGGGAAACTAG
- the LOC136541451 gene encoding peroxisomal membrane protein 13-like isoform X1, whose protein sequence is MHFAGSPPKPWERSGAEGTSGPAPFKPPSGGSTSDVVEASGTAKPGENVTAMERNVSSNVNSTVSRPVPQRPWQQTGYGNTYGGYGGSNMYSSYGGFGNTYGSGGLYGNSMYSSYGGGYGGGMYGGGMYGGGMHGGMGGYGGYGMGGMGGMGGMGMGPYGNQDPNSMGPPASPPGFWVSFLRVMHGVVNFFGRISFLVEQNTQASYFFMTAMLQLFDRSGMLYGELARFVLCLLGVKRKPKKGSLQGPEALGPSQQFIEAPKANNWDNVWGN, encoded by the exons ATGCACTTTGCAGGTTCACCGCCAAAGCCTTGGGAGCGTTCTGGAGCTGAAGGAACATCTGGTCCAGCACCTTTCAAGCCCCCATCTGGTGGAAGCACCAGTGATGTTGTCGAAGCTTCTGGTACCGCTAAACCTGGCGAAAATGTTACTGCGATGGAGAGGAATGTCTCTTCCAATGTAAATAGCACTGTTTCGAGGCCTGTGCCACAGCGGCCTTGGCAGCAGACAGGCTATGGAAACACCTATGGAG GATATGGTGGATCCAACATGTATAGTTCTTATGGTGGATTTGGCAACACTTACGGTAGCGGCGGGCTCTATGGAAATAGCATGTACTCGAGTTACGGAGGAGGTTATGGTGGTGGCATGTATGGCGGTGGGATGTATGGAGGAGGCATGCATGGCGGGATGGGAGGCTATGGTGGTTACGGCATGGGCGGAATGGGTGGCATGGGTGGTATGGGCATGGGTCCATACGGTAATCAGGATCCGAATTCAATGGGCCCTCCTGCATCCCCACCAGGTTTCTGGGTGTCCTTCCTACGAGTG ATGCACGGTGTTGTCAATTTCTTTGGCCGAATCTCATTCCTTGTTGAACAGAACACTCAAGCATCCTACTTTTTCATGACAGCAATGCTGCAG CTCTTCGATCGGTCTGGTATGCTCTACGGTGAacttgcacggtttgtgttgtgTTTGCTAGGAGTCAAAAGAAAGCCAAAGAAGGGCAGCCTTCAGGGACCAGAAGCGCTGGGACCTAGCCAACAGTTTATTGAGGCACCAAAAGCAAACAACTGGGACAACGTTTGGGGAAACTAG
- the LOC136541450 gene encoding glycolate oxidase 1 encodes MPIDDDASMGEITNVMEYQAIAKQKLPKMAYDYYASGAEDEWTLQENREAFSRILFRPRILIDVSKIDMTTTVLGFKISMPIMVAPTAMQKMAHPDGEYATARAAAAAGTIMTLSSWATSSVEEVASTGPGIRFFQLYVYKDRKVVEQLVRRAERAGFKAIALTVDTPRLGRREADIKNRFVLPPHLTLKNFEGLDLGKMDQAADSGLASYVAGQVDRTLSWKDVKWLQTITTMPILVKGVLTAEDSRLAVANGAAGIIVSNHGARQLDYVPATISALEEVVKAARGQLPVFLDGGVRRGTDVFKALALGAAGVFVGRPVVFSLAAAGEAGVSNVLRMLRDEFELTMALSGCTSLADITRNHVITESDRLRAMPSRL; translated from the exons ATGCCGATCGACGACGACGCCAGCATGGGGGAGATCACCAATGTCATGGAGTACCAGGCCATCGCGAAGCAGAAGCTTCCGAAGATGGCCTACGACTACTACGCGTCCGGAGCTGAGGACGAGTGGACGCTGCAGGAGAACAGGGAGGCCTTCTCCAGGATCCT GTTCCGTCCACGCATACTGATCGATGTATCCAAGATCGACATGACCACCACCGTGCTGGGATTCAAGATCTCTATGCCCATCATGGTTGCTCCCACTGCTATGCAGAAGATGGCTCACCCAGATG GGGAGTACGCCACTGCGCGCGCCGCAGCTGCAGCAGGCACTATAATG ACACTGTCATCCTGGGCAACTTCGAGCGTTGAGGAGGTTGCCTCAACTGGACCAGGCATCCGCTTCTTCCAGCTCTAT GTCTACAAGGACAGGAAAGTGGTGGAGCAGCTTGTGAGGAGAGCCGAAAGGGCTGGGTTCAAGGCGATCGCGCTCACCGTCGACACGCCACGCCTTGGTCGCAGGGAAGCTGACATCAAGAACAG ATTTGTTCTGCCACCACACCTGACACTGAAGAACTTCGAAGGTCTGGACCTCGGCAAAATGGACCAG GCTGCTGATTCAGGGCTGGCTTCCTACGTCGCCGGCCAAGTCGACCGCACCCTGAGCTGGAAAGACGTCAAGTGGCTGCAGACCATCACCACGATGCCGATCCTCGTCAAGGGGGTGCTCACCGCTGAAGACT CGAGGCTTGCGGTGGCGAACGGCGCGGCGGGGATCATCGTGTCGAACCACGGCGCGCGGCAGCTGGACTACGTGCCGGCGACCATCAGCGCGCTGGAGGAGGTCGTGAAGGCCGCCCGGGGCCAGCTTCCCGTCTTCCTCGACGGCGGCGTCCGCCGAGGCACCGACGTCTTCAAGGCGCTCGCCCTCGGCGCCGCCGGCGTATTC GTCGGCAGGCCGGTGGTGTTCTCcctggcggcggcgggcgaggcCGGGGTGTCCAACGTCCTGCGGATGCTGCGGGACGAGTTCGAGCTCACCATGGCGCTCAGCGGCTGCACCTCCCTCGCCGACATCACCCGCAACCACGTCATCACCGAGTCGGACAGGCTCCGCGCCATGCCGTCGCGCTTGtag
- the LOC136541452 gene encoding protein TIFY 5-like, whose amino-acid sequence MEGGRVDCDGGVAGAAGQERRRWRGVELSLRLRTGAADDDDGGAASAPPPVEARRNMTIFYNGRVCAVDVTEVQARAIISMASEETLAADHRRQSQQLMRGDDDNGRRRQQDGDGDSSSSSSTSAVARRCARDRGLVRPAAVAPSPLLAAGVVVGSPRQGAFAAGAAVAAPVLEIDPLAAATGLSMKRSLQLFLQKRKARTAAAGGGHAQAVRR is encoded by the exons ATGGAGGGCGGGAGGGTCGACTGCGACGGTGGCGTCGCCGGAGCGGCGGGGCAGGAACGACGGCGGTGGCGCGGCGTCGAGCTCAGCCTGCGCCTCAGGACGGGGGCGGCGgacgacgacgatggtggtgCCGCTAGTGCTCCGCCGCCGGTGGAGGCGAGGAGGAACATGACCATCTTCTACAACGGCCGGGTGTGCGCCGTCGACGTCACCGAGGTCCAG GCAAGGGCGATCATATCCATGGCGAGCGAGGAGACCCTGGCGGCCGACCACCGGCGACAGAGTCAGCAGCTGATGCGGGGAGACGACGACaacggccgccgccgccagcaggACGGTGACggtgacagcagcagcagcagcagcactagcGCCGTGGCGCGGCGGTGCGCGCGCGACAGAGGTCTCGTCAGACCGGCAGCAGTGGCGCCGTCGCCGCTGCTGGCTGCCGGCGTCGTCGTCGGTTCTCCTCGGCAGGGTGCcttcgccgccggcgccgccgtagCCGCGCCGGTGCTCGAGATTGACCCGCTGGCGGCGGCCACCGGGCTGTCCATGAAGCGGTCGCTGCAGCTGTTCCTGCAGAAGCGCAAGGCCAGgacggccgccgccggcggcggccacgCTCAGGCTGTCAGGCGATGA